A region of Gracilinanus agilis isolate LMUSP501 chromosome 3, AgileGrace, whole genome shotgun sequence DNA encodes the following proteins:
- the LOC123242301 gene encoding methionine aminopeptidase 2-like isoform X1, with protein sequence MAGVEAAQAAAAERHLNGELEPDDKDDGAAATAEETAKKKRRKKKKGKAGAAGQQETEGESGTSVNEVVKQLEKQALEDKEKEDDDEDGDGDGDGAAGKKKKKKKKKKGPKGQECEYPSTQDGRTAAWRSTNEEKKALDQASEEIWNDFREAAEAHRQVRKYVMSWIKPGMTMIEICEKLEDCSRKLIKENGLNAGLAFPTGCSLNNCAAHYTPNAGDPTVLQYDDICKIDFGTHISGRIIDCAFTVTFNPKYDTLLKAVKDATNTGIKCAGIDVRLCDVGEAIQEVMESYEVEIDGKTYQVKPIRNLNGHSIGPYRIHAGKTVPIVKGGEATRMEEGEVYAIETFGSTGKGVVHDDMECSHYMKNFDVGHVPIRLPRAKHLLNVINENFGTLAFCRRWLDRLGESKYLMALKNLCDLGIVDPYPPLCDIKGSYTAQFEHTILLRPTCKEVVSRGDDY encoded by the exons ATGGCGGGCGTGGAGGCGGCGCAGGCGGCGGCTGCGGAGAGGCACCTGAACGGCGAGCTGGAGCCGGACGACAAGGACGACGGCGCAGCCGCCACGGCCGAGGAAACAGCCAAGAAGAAGCGCCGCAAGAAGAAGAAGGGCAAGGCCGGAGCAGCAGGACAACAGGAAACAGAGGGAGAATCGGGGACTTCTGTCAATGAGGTagtcaaacagctggaaaagCAGGCCCTggaggacaaagaaaaagaggatgaCGATGAAGATggggatggagatggagatggagcagctggaaagaaaaagaaaaagaagaaaaagaagaaaggaccgAAG GGCCAAGAATGCGAGTACCCCTCAACACAAGATGGGCGTACAGCAGCTTGGAGAagcacaaatgaagaaaagaaagcgCTAGACCAAGCCAGTGAGGAAATCTGGAATGATTTTCGGGAAGCTGCTGAGGCACACAGACAAGTGAGGAAATATGTAATGAGCTGGATCAAGCCTGGGATGACCATGATCGAGATCTGTGAAAAACTGGAAGATTGTTCCCGTAAGCTAATAAAAGAGAATGGCCTAAATGCAGGACTTGCCTTCCCTACAGGCTGCTCCCTCAATAACTGTGCAGCCCACTACACTCCCAATGCTGGAGACCCTACAGTCTTGCAATATGATGATATTTGCAAGATAGATTTTGGAACACACATCAGTGGTAGGATTATTGATTGTGCTTTTACTGTCACTTTCAACCCCAAATATGACACATTGTTAAAGGCTGTAAAAGATGCTACTAACACTGGAATAAAGTGTGCTGGAATTGATGTTCGCCTCTGTGATGTTGGTGAGGCCATTCAAGAAGTTATGGAATCTTATGAGGTTGAAATTGATGGCAAAACATATCAAGTGAAACCCATTCGAAATCTTAACGGGCATTCAATTGGGCCATATAGAATACATGCTGGGAAAACGGTGCCCATTGTCAAAGGAGGAGAAGCAAcaagaatggaggaaggagaagtATACGCCATAGAAACCTTTGGCAGTACAGGGAAAGGTGTGGTACATGACGATATGGAATGCTCACATTATATGAAAAATTTTGATGTTGGACATGTGCCAATAAGACTTCCAAGAgcaaaacatttgttaaatgtcaTCAACGAAAACTTTGGTACTCTGGCCTTCTGCCGCAGGTGGCTAGATCGCCTAGGAGAAAGCAAATACCTGATGGCTCTCAAGAATCTGTGTGACTTGGGCATTGTGGATCCCTACCCTCCCTTATGTGACATCAAAGGCTCCTACACAGCACAATTTGAGCACACCATCCTCTTACGCCCAACATGCAAAGAAGTTGTCAGCAGAGGAGATGACTATTAA
- the LOC123242301 gene encoding methionine aminopeptidase 2-like isoform X2 produces MAGVEAAQAAAAERHLNGELEPDDKDDGAAATAEETAKKKRRKKKKGKAGAAGQQETEGESGTSVNEVVKQLEKQALEDKEKEDDDEAKVQTDPPSVPICDLYPSGVFPKGQECEYPSTQDGRTAAWRSTNEEKKALDQASEEIWNDFREAAEAHRQVRKYVMSWIKPGMTMIEICEKLEDCSRKLIKENGLNAGLAFPTGCSLNNCAAHYTPNAGDPTVLQYDDICKIDFGTHISGRIIDCAFTVTFNPKYDTLLKAVKDATNTGIKCAGIDVRLCDVGEAIQEVMESYEVEIDGKTYQVKPIRNLNGHSIGPYRIHAGKTVPIVKGGEATRMEEGEVYAIETFGSTGKGVVHDDMECSHYMKNFDVGHVPIRLPRAKHLLNVINENFGTLAFCRRWLDRLGESKYLMALKNLCDLGIVDPYPPLCDIKGSYTAQFEHTILLRPTCKEVVSRGDDY; encoded by the exons ATGGCGGGCGTGGAGGCGGCGCAGGCGGCGGCTGCGGAGAGGCACCTGAACGGCGAGCTGGAGCCGGACGACAAGGACGACGGCGCAGCCGCCACGGCCGAGGAAACAGCCAAGAAGAAGCGCCGCAAGAAGAAGAAGGGCAAGGCCGGAGCAGCAGGACAACAGGAAACAGAGGGAGAATCGGGGACTTCTGTCAATGAGGTagtcaaacagctggaaaagCAGGCCCTggaggacaaagaaaaagaggatgaCGATGAAG cgAAGGTGCAGACAGACCCACCCTCAGTGCCCATATGTGACCTGTATCCCAGTGGTGTGTTTCCAAAGGGCCAAGAATGCGAGTACCCCTCAACACAAGATGGGCGTACAGCAGCTTGGAGAagcacaaatgaagaaaagaaagcgCTAGACCAAGCCAGTGAGGAAATCTGGAATGATTTTCGGGAAGCTGCTGAGGCACACAGACAAGTGAGGAAATATGTAATGAGCTGGATCAAGCCTGGGATGACCATGATCGAGATCTGTGAAAAACTGGAAGATTGTTCCCGTAAGCTAATAAAAGAGAATGGCCTAAATGCAGGACTTGCCTTCCCTACAGGCTGCTCCCTCAATAACTGTGCAGCCCACTACACTCCCAATGCTGGAGACCCTACAGTCTTGCAATATGATGATATTTGCAAGATAGATTTTGGAACACACATCAGTGGTAGGATTATTGATTGTGCTTTTACTGTCACTTTCAACCCCAAATATGACACATTGTTAAAGGCTGTAAAAGATGCTACTAACACTGGAATAAAGTGTGCTGGAATTGATGTTCGCCTCTGTGATGTTGGTGAGGCCATTCAAGAAGTTATGGAATCTTATGAGGTTGAAATTGATGGCAAAACATATCAAGTGAAACCCATTCGAAATCTTAACGGGCATTCAATTGGGCCATATAGAATACATGCTGGGAAAACGGTGCCCATTGTCAAAGGAGGAGAAGCAAcaagaatggaggaaggagaagtATACGCCATAGAAACCTTTGGCAGTACAGGGAAAGGTGTGGTACATGACGATATGGAATGCTCACATTATATGAAAAATTTTGATGTTGGACATGTGCCAATAAGACTTCCAAGAgcaaaacatttgttaaatgtcaTCAACGAAAACTTTGGTACTCTGGCCTTCTGCCGCAGGTGGCTAGATCGCCTAGGAGAAAGCAAATACCTGATGGCTCTCAAGAATCTGTGTGACTTGGGCATTGTGGATCCCTACCCTCCCTTATGTGACATCAAAGGCTCCTACACAGCACAATTTGAGCACACCATCCTCTTACGCCCAACATGCAAAGAAGTTGTCAGCAGAGGAGATGACTATTAA